From the Cryptomeria japonica chromosome 2, Sugi_1.0, whole genome shotgun sequence genome, one window contains:
- the LOC131075383 gene encoding protein DETOXIFICATION 16 — protein MERGDSIHGHRHENDVLDPLLAKEETVVLGDEQDGVKFSRAVVWEEVKKQCWLAGPMVSVSLLQYSLQVISVMVVGHLGELALSSASIATSFASVTGFTVLMGMGTALETLCGQAYGAKQYHQLGIHVQRAIFALFCVSIPLTVVWAFMGNILIAFGQDPLISFEAGKFARWLIPGLFAYAVLQPLQKFLQAQSIVFPMMFCSAITTSFHVLICWAMVFKTGLGSKGAALATSISYWVNVALLILYIYISPVCKLTWASFTREALHDIKHFLKLAIPSSLMICLEYWAFEMVVLLSGLLPNPKLETSVLSICLNTGTLAYMIPFGLGAAVSTRVSNELGAGHSHAARLAVYVVFFMAITEAAVMGCLLFSIRNFWGYAYSNEKEVINYVATMIPLLAASSIMDGIQGALSGIVRGCGWQKLCAYVNLGAYYMVGIPMGVLLAFVLHVGGRGLWLGIICGIASQTIILFLMTLCTDWEQQARNARDRVYTSSLPIVTDEIIKDDKNCRPRC, from the exons ATGGAGAGAGGTGATTCAATTCATGGCCATAGGCATGAGAATGATGTGCTAGATCCCCTTCTTGCCAAGGAGGAAACAGTTGTATTAGGGGATGAGCAGGATGGAGTGAAGTTCAGTAGAGCTGTTGTATGGGAGGAAGTAAAGAAACAATGCTGGCTAGCAGGGCCTATGGTGTCAGTGAGTTTGTTACAATATAGCTTGCAGGTGATATCAGTTATGGTGGTAGGGCATTTGGGGGAGCTTGCGCtttctagtgcatctattgctaCTTCCTTTGCAAGTGTCACCGGTTTCACAGTGCTG ATGGGAATGGGAACTGCATTGGAAACTCTGTGTGGACAGGCCTATGGGGCAAAGCAATACCATCAGCTTGGGATTCATGTACAAAGAGCAATTTTTGCTCTTTTTTGTGTGAGCATACCACTTACTGTGGTGTGGGCTTTCATGGGCAACATTCTAATTGCATTTGGGCAGGATCCTTTAATATCTTTTGAAGCAGGGAAATTTGCCAGATGGCTAATTCCCGGCCTGTTTGCTTATGCAGTTCTTCAACCCCTTCAAAAATTCCTCCAGGCACAAAGCATTGTCTTTCCCATGATGTTCTGCTCTGCAATTACCACGTCTTTCCATGTTCTCATCTGCTGGGCTATGGTATTTAAAACTGGATTAGGTAGTAAAGGGGCTGCCTTGGCGACCAGCATTTCCTACTGGGTCAATGTGGCACTTCTCATACTATATATATACATCTCGCCTGTATGCAAGCTGACATGGGCATCCTTTACAAGGGAGGCTTTGCATGATATTAAACATTTTCTTAAGCTTGCCATTCCATCTTCACTGATGATCTG CTTGGAGTATTGGGCCTTTGAAATGGTCGTGCTCTTGTCAGGCCTGTTGCCCAATCCAAAACTTGAGACATCAGTTCTTTCAATCTG CCTTAACACTGGTACTCTAGCATATATGATTCCCTTTGGTTTGGGTGCTGCTGTAAG CACACGAGTTTCAAATGAATTAGGAGCTGGACACTCACATGCTGCCCGCTTAGCAGTGTATGTGGTGTTCTTTATGGCAATTACAGAGGCAGCCGTGATGGGATGTCTTTTATTCTCTATACGAAATTTTTGGGGTTATGCTTACAGCAATGAAAAGGAGGTTATTAATTATGTTGCGACCATGATCCCACTGCTAGCAGCCTCCTCAATTATGGATGGAATCCAAGGCGCTCTTTCAG GCATTGTTAGAGGATGTGGGTGGCAAAAATTGTGTGCTTATGTTAATCTTGGGGCATACTACATGGTTGGCATTCCTATGGGTGTCCTTTTGGCCTTTGTACTACATGTTGGTGGCAGG GGACTCTGGCTCGGTATTATCTGTGGCATTGCTTCACAAACAATCATACTATTCCTGATGACTTTGTGTACAGACTGGGAACAACAA GCAAGAAATGCAAGAGACAGAGTATATACATCATCATTACCCATAGTCACTGATGAAATAATAAAG GATGATAAAAACTGTCGACCTCGATGCTGA